A single genomic interval of Nostoc commune NIES-4072 harbors:
- a CDS encoding inositol monophosphatase family protein, which translates to MNDFWTTILDFAQTTTTKVGKQLMQDFGKVQADQKADGSLVTQADKWADQEIRDAIASNFSGYGILTEESDQSFPGTEWCWVIDPLDGTTNFTRGIPLWTISLGLLYRGTPIFGYIYAPTLNQAFHGFWAGSSGLATPTGAFLNNHPIHSSIDSPSNNHFFNLCSRSTAAIKNGFPCKIRMLGVASYNFLTVATGATLGGIEATPKVWDLAGAWVIVQAAGGVWASLKSEPFPLSPGEDYSDRSFPTLVVSHPELIPVFQPFLEGVKI; encoded by the coding sequence ATGAATGATTTTTGGACAACAATTCTAGATTTTGCTCAAACTACCACTACCAAGGTGGGAAAACAGCTCATGCAAGATTTTGGGAAAGTACAGGCTGACCAAAAAGCTGATGGTAGTTTGGTGACGCAAGCAGATAAATGGGCAGATCAGGAAATTCGGGATGCGATCGCTTCTAATTTCTCTGGTTACGGAATTTTGACTGAAGAGAGCGATCAGTCATTCCCCGGTACTGAGTGGTGCTGGGTAATTGACCCTCTAGATGGCACAACCAACTTCACACGCGGTATTCCTCTCTGGACAATATCTCTGGGTTTACTGTATCGAGGTACACCTATTTTTGGGTATATTTACGCGCCAACATTGAATCAAGCTTTTCATGGTTTCTGGGCAGGTTCATCTGGTTTAGCAACACCAACAGGAGCATTTCTCAACAACCACCCCATCCACAGTAGTATAGATAGTCCTAGCAACAATCACTTTTTTAACCTCTGTTCCCGCAGCACCGCAGCTATCAAAAACGGCTTTCCCTGTAAAATTCGCATGTTGGGTGTGGCTAGCTATAACTTCTTGACAGTTGCCACTGGGGCTACTCTGGGTGGTATTGAGGCGACACCAAAAGTTTGGGACTTAGCCGGGGCTTGGGTAATTGTCCAGGCTGCTGGTGGAGTCTGGGCTTCGCTGAAGTCAGAACCGTTTCCATTGTCACCGGGAGAAGATTATAGCGATCGCTCTTTTCCTACCCTTGTAGTTAGTCACCCCGAATTGATTCCGGTATTTCAACCTTTTCTCGAAGGCGTAAAAATTTAA
- a CDS encoding BCD family MFS transporter: MASGEVFDTKTKSLSVPRVNLLTMFRLGLFQMGLSMMSILTLGVLNRVMIQEIAIPATLVSVVLALPLFVAPSRVWFGQISDAKPLWGYHRTAYVWLGAAIFAIAAFLAIQVIWQMNVAGNSAGTWVWTTQTIGWTALLALVFAVYGLGICASATAFAALLVDISEEDNRSKVVGVVWSMLMVGIIVGAIISASLLKQLTPEATVETLQPAINRLFTIVPAIVFGLAIAATFGVEKKYSQYSTRSTLVNREDSITLGNAWKILTASPQTGIFFTFLLVMTISLFMQDPILEPYAGQVFKMPLAESTKLNIFYGTGLLIAYGVTGFYIVPRLGKRRTARLGCMLVAFCAILLGISGFTANAAVLKLSLFFFGLATGFLTTAAISLMLDLTAAEAAGTFIGAWGLAQSISRGIAVVIGGTVLDIGRKLLPSLELAYGLVFVLEAVGMVLSIWFLNRVNITEFQTSTKQAIASVLESDLD, translated from the coding sequence ATGGCAAGCGGTGAAGTATTTGATACCAAAACAAAATCCCTATCTGTGCCAAGGGTAAACCTGCTAACCATGTTCCGACTGGGTTTATTTCAGATGGGGTTGAGCATGATGTCTATCTTGACTCTGGGGGTACTCAACAGAGTCATGATTCAAGAAATAGCAATTCCGGCGACGCTGGTTTCAGTAGTTCTAGCACTGCCTTTATTTGTTGCTCCTTCGCGTGTCTGGTTTGGTCAGATTTCCGATGCCAAGCCTTTATGGGGATACCACCGCACAGCTTATGTTTGGCTGGGCGCGGCAATATTTGCGATCGCAGCATTTTTAGCTATACAAGTGATATGGCAGATGAATGTTGCTGGAAATAGTGCAGGTACTTGGGTATGGACAACCCAAACAATCGGTTGGACAGCACTTTTGGCTTTAGTTTTCGCTGTATACGGTCTAGGAATTTGTGCTAGCGCTACTGCCTTTGCTGCTTTATTGGTGGATATATCTGAAGAAGATAACCGTTCTAAAGTAGTTGGTGTGGTTTGGTCGATGCTAATGGTGGGAATTATAGTTGGGGCAATTATTAGTGCCAGCTTGCTAAAACAGTTAACGCCAGAAGCAACTGTAGAAACCTTGCAGCCAGCAATCAACCGATTGTTTACTATCGTCCCAGCAATTGTATTTGGTTTAGCGATCGCAGCCACATTCGGCGTAGAAAAAAAATACTCTCAATACTCAACCCGTTCCACACTGGTGAATCGGGAAGACAGTATTACTCTAGGCAATGCTTGGAAAATCTTGACAGCTAGCCCGCAGACAGGTATATTTTTCACCTTTTTATTGGTGATGACTATCAGTTTGTTTATGCAAGACCCGATTTTGGAACCTTATGCGGGTCAAGTATTTAAAATGCCTCTAGCGGAGAGTACCAAATTAAATATTTTCTATGGAACGGGTTTACTGATTGCCTACGGCGTTACCGGCTTTTACATTGTCCCGCGTTTGGGTAAGCGCAGAACTGCACGTTTAGGCTGTATGTTGGTAGCATTCTGTGCAATATTGCTAGGTATCTCAGGATTCACAGCTAATGCAGCAGTTCTCAAACTAAGCTTATTCTTTTTCGGTTTAGCCACAGGTTTCTTAACTACAGCCGCAATTAGCTTGATGTTGGATCTGACCGCAGCAGAAGCCGCAGGTACGTTTATTGGGGCATGGGGATTAGCGCAGTCCATCTCTAGAGGAATCGCGGTGGTAATCGGAGGTACAGTTTTGGATATTGGACGCAAGTTGCTACCAAGCCTAGAACTAGCTTATGGACTGGTATTCGTTCTAGAAGCTGTGGGAATGGTGCTATCGATTTGGTTTTTGAATCGGGTGAACATCACAGAATTTCAAACAAGTACCAAACAAGCGATCGCTTCAGTTTTAGAAAGCGATTTAGACTAA
- the chlG gene encoding chlorophyll synthase ChlG, which produces MSESTPITPDPNPAEALDSVANNSNEQANASADRNAKTRQLLGMKGAASGETSIWKIRLQLMKPITWIPLIWGVVCGAASSGNYTWTLENVLKVATCMLLAGPLMTGYTQILNDYYDREIDAINEPYRPIPSGAIPLPQVIIQIWVLLIAGYGLAFALDVWSGHEFPTITAIAIIGSFIAYIYSAPPLKLKQNGWLGSYALGASYITLPWSTGHALFGDLNSTIVILTMFYSLAGLGIAIVNDFKSVEGDRQLGLNSLPVMFGITTAAWICVVTIDVFQGLIAAYLVSIHENLYATILILLIIPQITLQDMYFLRDPVKNDVKYQASAQPFLVLGMLVTGLALGHAGI; this is translated from the coding sequence ATGTCAGAATCAACTCCCATTACCCCAGACCCTAACCCAGCTGAGGCACTAGACTCAGTGGCAAATAATTCTAATGAGCAAGCAAACGCATCTGCCGATCGCAATGCGAAAACTAGGCAACTGCTAGGGATGAAAGGTGCTGCGTCCGGGGAAACTTCAATTTGGAAAATTCGTTTGCAGCTAATGAAGCCGATTACCTGGATTCCCCTAATTTGGGGTGTAGTCTGTGGTGCGGCTTCTTCTGGTAACTATACTTGGACACTGGAAAATGTGTTGAAGGTAGCAACCTGTATGCTGCTGGCTGGGCCATTGATGACAGGTTACACCCAAATCCTCAATGATTACTACGATCGCGAAATCGATGCCATTAATGAACCTTATCGTCCGATTCCCTCTGGGGCAATTCCCTTACCCCAGGTAATTATTCAGATTTGGGTATTACTAATTGCTGGCTATGGTTTGGCGTTTGCGCTGGATGTGTGGTCTGGTCATGAATTCCCGACAATTACAGCGATCGCAATTATCGGTTCTTTCATCGCCTACATTTATTCTGCACCTCCTCTGAAACTCAAGCAAAACGGGTGGCTAGGTAGCTACGCCTTGGGTGCAAGTTATATCACCCTACCTTGGTCTACAGGACACGCTTTGTTTGGCGATCTCAATTCCACAATCGTGATTTTGACGATGTTCTACAGCTTGGCTGGATTGGGTATTGCCATCGTTAATGATTTTAAGAGTGTAGAAGGCGATCGCCAGCTAGGATTAAATTCACTACCCGTAATGTTTGGCATCACTACTGCGGCATGGATTTGTGTAGTAACGATTGATGTATTTCAAGGATTGATCGCAGCTTATCTCGTCAGCATCCATGAGAATTTGTATGCAACAATACTAATACTCTTAATCATTCCGCAAATCACCTTACAGGATATGTATTTCCTGCGTGACCCAGTGAAGAATGATGTTAAGTACCAAGCCAGCGCCCAACCGTTCCTGGTTCTAGGAATGCTCGTCACTGGTTTAGCGCTGGGTCATGCTGGAATTTAA
- a CDS encoding MDR/zinc-dependent alcohol dehydrogenase-like family protein, producing MKGLWLENNQLQLRTDIPIPEPPQGEALVRVLRAGICNTDLELLRGYYPYTGILGHEFVGVVVQGPEHLVNQRVVGEINAVCGDCRFCRSGQPTHCENRTVLGIVNRNGAFGEYLCLPVENLHLVPDNVPTEVATFTEPIAAALEIQQQVALHPNDRVLVVGDGKLGQLVAQTLALTGCELLAVGRHRDKLANLEARGIKTSLADAVTDGYFDISVECTGNPEGFAIARRALRPRGTLVLKSTYAGNLNLDVSSLVVDEITLIGSRCGPFAPALQLLATGQVDVQPLIHATYPLIEGLAAFEHAQSRGVLKILLEIGQ from the coding sequence ATGAAAGGACTTTGGCTCGAAAACAACCAATTGCAGTTACGCACGGATATTCCCATTCCTGAACCACCACAGGGAGAAGCCTTGGTGCGCGTCTTGCGTGCGGGCATCTGTAATACTGACCTAGAACTACTCAGAGGCTACTATCCTTACACTGGTATTTTAGGACATGAATTTGTCGGTGTTGTCGTACAAGGGCCAGAACATCTAGTTAACCAACGCGTAGTTGGAGAAATCAATGCTGTTTGTGGGGATTGTCGGTTTTGTCGTAGTGGACAGCCTACTCACTGCGAAAATCGTACAGTTCTTGGTATTGTCAACCGAAATGGAGCCTTTGGCGAATATCTTTGTTTGCCGGTGGAGAACTTACATTTAGTACCTGATAATGTGCCAACAGAAGTAGCAACGTTTACTGAACCTATAGCAGCAGCTTTGGAAATTCAGCAGCAAGTAGCATTGCATCCAAATGACCGGGTACTAGTGGTTGGAGATGGCAAACTAGGGCAGTTAGTAGCCCAGACACTTGCCTTAACTGGGTGTGAACTTTTAGCTGTGGGGCGTCATCGAGACAAACTGGCTAATCTAGAAGCACGAGGGATTAAAACGAGTCTAGCTGACGCTGTTACAGATGGGTATTTTGATATCTCAGTCGAGTGTACTGGGAACCCAGAAGGATTTGCGATCGCCCGTCGCGCCCTACGTCCTCGTGGTACATTAGTGCTTAAAAGTACTTATGCTGGCAACCTCAACCTAGATGTTTCCTCGTTAGTAGTGGATGAAATAACTCTCATCGGTTCCCGTTGTGGCCCCTTTGCCCCAGCCCTCCAGCTACTAGCCACAGGACAAGTTGATGTGCAACCTCTCATTCATGCCACTTACCCCCTTATTGAAGGGCTTGCAGCTTTTGAACACGCTCAAAGTCGCGGTGTTTTGAAGATATTGTTAGAGATTGGTCAATAG